The Nycticebus coucang isolate mNycCou1 chromosome 5, mNycCou1.pri, whole genome shotgun sequence genome window below encodes:
- the LOC128586626 gene encoding mRNA turnover protein 4 homolog: MPKSKHDKKVSLTKTAKKGLELKQNLREEIQKCVDTYKYLFIFSVANMRNSKLKDIWNAWKHSWRFFGKNKVMMVALGQSPSDEHKDNLYQASKKLKGEAGLLFTNRSKEEVNEWFTKYTEMDCARAGNKATFTVSLDPGPLEWFPHSMEPQLRQLGLPTALKRGVVTLLSDCEVCKEGDVLTPEQARVLLFGYEMAGFKVTIKYMWDAESGRFQQMGDDLPESASESVEESESDNED, translated from the coding sequence ATGCCCAAATCTAAGCATGACAAGAAAGTTTCCTTAACCAAAACTGCCAAGAAAGGCTTGGAACTGAAACAGAACCTGAGAGAAGAGATTCAGAAATGTGTGGACACCTACAAGTAcctttttatcttctctgtgGCCAACATGAGGAACAGCAAGCTGAAAGACATCTGGAATGCCTGGAAGCACAGCTGGAGGTTCTTTGGCAAAAACAAAGTGATGATGGTGGCCTTGGGTCAGAGCCCATCTGATGAGCACAAAGACAACCTGTATCAGGCCAGCAAGAAGTTAAAGGGTGAAGCTGGTCTCCTTTTCACCAACCGCTCGAAGGAAGAAGTGAATGAGTGGTTCACAAAATACACAGAAATGGACTGTGCCCGAGCCGGTAACAAAGCCACTTTCACTGTGAGCCTGGATCCGGGGCCCCTGGAGTGGTTCCCCCACTCCATGGAACCACAGCTGAGGCAGCTGGGCCTGCCTACTGCCCTCAAGAGAGGTGTGGTGACCCTCCTGTCTGACTGTGAGGTGTGCAAGGAGGGCGATGTGCTGACCCCAGAGCAGGCCCGTGTCCTGCTTTTTGGGTATGAGATGGCTGGATTCAAGGTGACCATCAAATACATGTGGGATGCAGAGTCGGGAAGGTTCCAACAGATGGGAGATGACTTGCCAGAGAGTGCATCTGAGTCAGTAGAAGAATCAGAGTCAGACAACGAGGACTGA